CATTACACAAAACTTTTAAGCACCCTAAGAcatattttcttgcttttctatGTCGGTTGTTTCAGGAAACAATGCACTTCTCCTGCATTGCACATCTCCAAAGCAATGACTATCATTGATTAATCTACCATTAATCTGGCTTAATGAGATTAAACATTTTAAGTCAATTTCTAGTTTCCAATTCAGTTCAAAGCTTTAAATTTCTAGGACTTAAAATGCAACCTTGCAAAGTTGTGAGGCCCGGTACTGACAAGAACTTTTGCTATTGACTTTAAAAGAACCAGACCTGCACCCCTTGTTGGTGCTTAAAGCTTTAGGCCGACATCATATCCTGCTGAGACTGATTATTCTTAAAGTAGTTGTAAGAGAACATAAACCCCACCCATCTTTGCGTAATTTCTCAGTGAGAGTGGGTGCCTGCCACCTGACCCTTTCTCTAGGGGATAGGTTTATTCTGCGGGGGAAATTTGTGAAAGGCCTGGTTTCTACAAACAAGTTGGAACTGGGTAGgaaactgatttattttcctgtgaaagtCTAAGATTTCAAAAGTTGTCTAATAATGAAATATCTGAGAAagtgaaacatttctgaaaacttaCTATTCCCACCTCCAATAGATTAGgtcattttgatttttgaaatgtttcattttaatttttaccttTGTTCTTTCAGAATTAAAAGCTGTTTGAGGAGTGAAGGAGTGAAATGTGATACTTTAACTATactgtttttttaacctttctttttcctacagTGTGCATGTTTGCAAAAGTTGACCTTTTCCTGCAatgctctggaaaaaaatcagcatattccaaagaaaacatatttcatcGGCAATTTCGTCCTAAATGATATCaacaaaaaatgcttttggaTTCTCCCAAAGCATAGCAGTATCATCACGATGAAGAGGATTTGCGTGGTCACTGCTGTAGAGTATTGGAATATTCTTTTCTAGCTATTCTGCAAATTGTATGTTATCGAGTTGTCCTAAGTTACTGATGTCCTCTTGATTACTTCTACCAGAGGGATTCCAAAAGGCTGTTTGTATGAGCTGAGCCATGAGGAATGGAGTAATAAAAATTCTAGAAAGATGAAAAACTTATTTATTTCTCATATGGACTGTGCCAGTGCCAAAAACAATCCCTAAAACAACAACGGAGCCTCCCAGTGAAAGTTACCTTGGTGCACAATTGTGACCATTAGAAATTTTCAGAGTTCATTGACGTGCTCTGAGAAGCAAGTAAAGAAAACGAACTTTCTATTAGGACTAAACAAGGCTTCAGCCGACTGTATTTCATCAGATAATTCACTGAGTTTCAATTTCCAGTGGCCTACAGGCTCAGCTCAGTTACGACTTCCCTAGCCTTGACATATACCTGAATAACGGTTATTTGCGTTGCAGTCACAATCATAGATACCTGCTGCCCAACTTCTTAGCTCAAGTACTTTTTAAAGAGATTAGTCTTAGCAGCTGAGAGCTAACGTAAGAGCTGAATGCAAGAGCAGAATGGTTGGTGTAAACTTTGTGAGACAGCACCATCCCCTGACCTAATGGGCCATGTTTATCTCTTATCACAGACAAGCTTGTCATTAAAGCATAGCTTCATTAATGTGTATTGTGCGATGCTGTGGGGACCAGATATGTGTCAGCCAAAAGAAAGgtggttgttttctgttttctagtaACCCCGTACTTTGCCTTTGGACTAGCAATTCATTTGTCTCAAGCCCAAAATCACATCAAAACTTCCCTCTTAAATTGCATGCTATTACTGCATTGAGCTAGTATTACTCTCCATCTTGCAAACAACAGCAATTTTTTCAAGGGATGCGTTACCAAGCAAGTGAAATGGAGATTTATATTTTTTTGGGTATGGACTTTTTTCCATAAATGTGGCTTTGATTTAACATTGTTCTTAGGAAATGCTTGTTTACCATTGCTCAGAAGGCTTCAATTAAATGCTAAAGGCCATTCAACCGCAACAgacctcccttcttccctcctgaAGCTCTGGGGGATGAGAAGCACAGCAACAGCAACCTAAAAGTAACAAAGTCAAACACTAAACCACAAAACCTTGTTTAATTGCTCTGTTTTGGAACAGAGCTTGAAGAAAGCAGCTCTTTCATCCTACTCTGCCACAGAATGACCAGAGCtgacaaacaaatgaacaaacaacccATTAGCTGTCTGATTTATCATCCGCTCTAAAAGTTACTGATTGAGAAAAGGGTCAGTTCGTTTAAACAGGTGAAGAACAGCAAGACCTGTCAGGCTGTCCACATATAAAAGCATTTCACTGTGGAGCTCCTACTATATATTTGTCTTTGAACAGAGCAGCTTGGACTTGATTGCCGGCTTGTCACAGAGCGATCTCTGTGAACTCATTGAAAAGCCAGCCCGGGTATTACATTGCTTAGGGGTAATTTTGActagaaactatttttaaaaaaacacatttcaagtTTCCTGAAACTATGGTTGCAATTTACACCAGTTAATTTGTAACAATTAGCATCTTACATTTGATGTAATATTTTCAGGAAAACGGAGAGAACTAGTGTATCTGTGTCGATTTTGTTTTACTTGTTACACAATCAGTTTGAGATACAACCCTCTGTGATGGGGCTTGATTTTATAATCACCCTTGCCTCCTCCAGGAATATATTTCTTCCCTTGGTGCTGTGTGAAATGCAAATGTCAGGAAAGCTGATATGGCACAAATTGCTGTCAAATGCATAAGATGAcaatggtatttttttctctggCGCTCCCATTTTAGCAACCCTATTTGAAgataagacagacagacaaatctACATTTTTGAGCTGCTGATGACAGGAAAGCTGCTGTACCAAAATAACTAGAAACCTGAGTCCCCTCTAAAAAGAACAGGTAGAGAACCATCACTGACAGTGCAAACTGTTGCACTACCTCAAATAACCCCGTTCGTTTGCCTCAATGCAATCCTGAGACACCTCTCGGGGGGAGGAAAGAGTAGCTCTGGCTGCACACAGCCCTCTCTGCTTGCATTGGCACCCAGGCACTGCAACACCAGCCTGTGACCATGAACGCGCTTCAGGTTACCAAGTAGCCGCAAAGCTGCAGTTTCCAGGCCCCATATTTACTAACTTGGGCAATGGTTTGTGCACGAAAAGGTTCTGTATCTCACTACTGTTTTTATGCTAAGCGTATCACCTTAACTactctttcaaaatgttttcaaagtcaGGCAAAATATGTGTTGTAATACGACAGGAGCAAAGTGTTTTACAGCTGCAAGCAATGCAATGAGCTGTGCAGCAGAAATGCATACAGCAAAGCTTCAAGATAACTCCTTTTGTGCAGGCTTCAAGCATGGATGGGTCATTGCGGAATAAAACAATTTTCCGGCTCTTATTTAGCGCCTATAGGTTTACAGTGAGCTATGCCCTGGCTGCCATGTGTGCTCACTGATACTGCGGCAGCGCTGCTGAGTGGTGCTACCGGCAGAGCTCCAAGGACAGACTCCAGGTAGCAGAGGTTCATAACACCTCCTCAAAGTTGgttatgcttttttcctttttataatagGTAAATATAGGATATTTGTTAAGTGTCAGCCATATGCCTGACCCTCCTTTAGCCTATGGGGGATCTTGGGGCCTGCTTACTGCTGTCATGCAGGTGGCTGGAGCTGAAATTGTTTTTAGCTCTTACTCTAGAGAAGTAAAACCTCAGAGTTAGCAAGACTTTAAGTGCACATATTTTCTAGGACTTTTCCTAGAGAAAACATTTGCATGAGAAAACATCACCTgtctttcagaggaagctggCAGCCACCAAGAGATAAGGAAGATGGACAGGGAAAGTGAGAAGAAGAGGACGAGTGCGGAGGGGGCATGACTTGAGAAGCAGAGGACTGGAGAAGGTCGTCCTGAACAACCGGCGCCGAGGAACAGACAACTGCATTTCCAAAGAGCCTTGTCTACATTGCCAGCTAGCACTTCAGACTTTGCCTGTGTGACAGTCATCGTCACAAACTGGCATGAAGGGCAGGAGCTTCAGTCACCAAGGGTCTGTGCTCGGAAAGTGAAGTCTTGCTGTCCTGTGAATGCCCTAATTATACGTACAGAAAGAGCGCATTGAGCAGCGTGCCACGCGTCAGTCAGCAGAAGGGCAGGCCTCTTCCCTCCACTCCCgtcagacttttctttttctctgctcccGTATAGCTTGAATCTGAAACGGAGGCGCCATTGCTACACCTTGGCTTGCGCTTACACATTATCTCCTCACAAACTCTCACACTCCTCAGGAGAGCTTTTCACTCCTTTAGCTCACAAACCAAGAACAGAAAAGTAATTTGGGTGAGCTAGAAAAGCCCTGATCATCTGGTCATCACTGCAAGCCCACTTTGCTTCATACATGCCACAGGACTTCCTACCAGTCACCTGTGCATAGACTTATTCAACTTAAATGTGCAAAAGTATTTTTTCACCGAGGACAAGGACAGCTGTATTCCAGGACGAGAGATTTCTGGCCCTGACAACATGGGGCTCCAGTTCCTTTCAACAAAGCTGACGCTTCACAGTTTCAACTAGGTATCGTTTTTGTTCCACTAGGTGATATCCTTCAGCAGCAACTCAAAGAAGCCCTGCTTTGACGTGCTAAACAATACCCACTTCACTGGAAATGCCATATAGCAGATCCTGTTTGCTTTCCTTAAGAAGGCAGGTGTTTCAACAAGCCCCTTTTAACTCTCCTGCTTGCTCTCCCTCGGCTCCAAAGGGGCCGTGAGCGCTGCCGTGGTCTCCTGCCGGTCTTCTCCCTGGGATGAGGTGGTGGCTCGGCTCAACTCGGAGCAGGGCCCCCAAGGGCCTGGATCCTCCAACTCCCATGGGGCAGCCCCACTCCTGCCTGGCGGACTCTGCTTGGCTCCTCCTCGGCAACAGCTGCGGGGACAGTGGGACTTCGGGGCCCACCTACAGCACAAGGAGTGCCCTTGGCCACTAATAGGCAATGGAGTAAGGACATGtggcctttggaaaaaaattcaaagttattTCAAGCACGGTAGTTTGGGAAACCACTTTGGGGGAGTTTGGGAGGTGTATTTTAATATCTTAAGCACAGATTGGGTTGATGCGGTGCTGCAGGCACAGATTGCAGACAGCAAGATGGGGCTCCTCTGGGCTGCCCTGAACCAGCACTGGGGGATGAGAGCGGTGTGGGGAGGTGTGCGCAGCCCTGGACAGCCTCTGGTTCACTGGGTTCTCCAATGCCCAACCCTGCAGCTTTGTACCcagggtccagcagagcagcctTGTGCTCGGCTGCACTGCGCTTGCCAGGTGTGAAGGCTACAGAGCAGGAGGCTGCAAAAAGCAAGAGCCCTCCGTGCGTGTACCTCCTCCCGGCCTGCAGCGAGCCTGCCAGTTGCTGACCTCATTGGTTAGTGCCCTTGCCTTGCTCCTAGCTGCATGCatcacagcacaaaaaaaaaaaaaaagagaaagagaaaaaggaagaaagaaagaaaataaagaaaaaggaaagaaaaagaaaaaagagaaagagagaaagaaagaagaaaaaggaagaaaaagaaaaacgcGACGGACGGGCgaagcggccgccggcgccgggggccgggccgggccgagccccgtCGCGCCGCGCCCccgggcgggcccggccgcccgcccccattggccgccgcggcgggcagcgccccataaaggcggcggcggcgcgggcggtgCGCGGGGAGGCGCGGAGCGGCCCTGCGGCCAGTTTGTCGGTCCCTGCACGGCGCCGCCCTATGCACTGCGGCAGGTAagagccgggggccgcggcgacCCGCCGCTCGCCTCCctgctgcaggctccccggggcggcggggggggtgtgaggagaggggggaaaaatgggAGGAGGGGGACGTGGCCCCCGCAGCCGTCCGGCTGCGCGCGATGCGGAGCTGCGCGGGCCCGGGTGCTGGGAGAGCCGCTCTGGACGCGTTAGCTCCGCTCCTGATAAAGCGGAGCAAGCCTTGGCTCatctgctgctgccgctctcAATCCTACCTATTATGGCAAATCCtgccacaataaaaaaaaagggggggggcaaaaaGAATTGCAAGGTTACTGCAGGttctgctgtgtgttttttgtttttattttttttagtggtGCTCTGGAATACCACTGAGAACACTAGCAaggagaaagttatttttatatattttaaatgacaatgCAAGTATTCTTGCTTCCCATGactcaacaaaaaaaatccttatttccaACAAGGACTGAGTCATTCTCAGAAGAGAGCTATTGCAGTTGAAGCTCACTTCTGCAAATATACATGCAAACTGGCTTGAAATGGGCCATTTTTTGCATAATAACTGACTTTCCTCATCTTGTAGGGAATGAATCAGGCCAAAGCATTCTTACTGAAGACTTGCAGTAGGCTTTAGGCACGGACTTTGaggattacagaaatattttttaagctaGTTCTTTAAGCATGATGACATGAAGAtgaattcttcccttccccttttcccctatTCAGTCAACAGCCAAAATTAACAATGCAAGACAGCTCTTCTTCCAAGACCTAGGTTAATAGCTCCTAAAGAATATATCTAAGGAAGCCTtaatgtttttgttcatttgaatTAGCCAAAACCAGATTGCCTAACAAATGTGTTTGATTGTTCAGAGTCATAGTGTGATGCTGTCCTGCTTGATGCTGTGTGATAGCTTGCTTGATAGTGCTGTATCAAGCAAGTTCTCTGCTCACAGATGAAGCAGCTGATCCAACCTGCATGAATTTTAAGACCTAGTTCAGTCTCTAAAACAGAAACTACTTTAAAGTACATGAGCACTTTAGTTGTGAATAGACCTGTCTGCATTGGTCTactagaatttttttctcctgcatcttCAAGAAAATGAGCATGTATGATTAGATGTCACTAACCTCCATTTTTCATAGAGAGGTTTGGAAAAGCAAACAAGAGACTACATTTTGGATCAAGAGTTCAGAATCAGCAAGAAATAGTTGAATACTCTCATCCTACTTCCTTAGCTTGAACTGACTGGCAGTCGATTTTAATTTAGGCTGTGTTACTTAAAGCTGTGCAAAGAGCAGGCCATGAATAATTAAGAtggcaaatgaaacaaaaatgcattcTTAAGAGGCACCTTCCCTACTGTAGCAGGCAATATAACTTGCTGTCTCTGCTCGTTTCAGAATGATACAGATCTTGGATCCGAGACCCCTGCCAAGCCCAATTATGCCTGTGGATGTGGCCATGAGAATTTGCTTAGCCCATTCACCACCGCTGAAGAGCTTCCTCAGCCCCCTTGAGGACTGTCAAAGAAACAACTTTGTTAACAGATTCAAACCTCTCCGCCCATGCCTCAATGTGAAGCGTGACTCTGAAGCGCAAAAGAGCGACTGGAACCGCCCATCCGCCCGAGCCAAGAAGCGAGTTGTGTTTGCAGACTCGAAGGGACTGTCCTTGACAGCCATACACACCTTCTCCGAGTTTCAGGAGCACCCTGTGTGGGACCTGCAGTTTGACTTACTAGGCCTTGAAAACATCACATCTGGCTTAAAGCTACATGAAGAGAAAAACTTGATTCTGGGTTTCCCTCGGCCCTCAGCTGACTACCTGGACTTCCGGAGCCGCCTTCAGAAGAACTTTGTTTGTCTGGAGAGCTGCGCCCTCCAAGAGAAGGTACTGTCAGGGACAGTCAAAGTAAAAAATGTAAGTTTTGAGAAAAAGGTTCAGGTTCGAATTACCTTTGATACCTGGAAGACTTACACGGACGTTGAGTGTGTATACATGAACAACGTTTACGGCGATTCTGACAATGACACCTTTTCATTTACCATTGACTTGCCTCCTACCATTTCTGCTCAAGAGAAGATTGAGTTTTGCATTTCTTATCAAAGCAGAGAACATATCTTCTGGGACAATAACGAGGGTCAGAATTACAAGATTCTCCATGCAGAGTGGAAACCTGATGGTGTTCAAATACCATCCGCCAGGAAAGATTGTATAGATCTTCAGGCTCCAAGGAAAGCACAAGAGAAAGAACCTGATCAGTTAGGCAGTCCAAGGATGTCCAGTGGTTTCTTTCCCCAGTGGCAGAGCCTGGGAGGGATTGAAAATTCATCACCATATTGGTGAGAGAGGCTAGCTAGGAAGTATTCTTCCATTTGGCAACAGAACACAGTGTTAGTTTCCTGGTTCATGTACAATATAACAAAACCATCTGGCAGGCTTTGACCGTCTGTACAAATCCAAGTTCACTAGTATGTGGGACTTATTAAACATACTACATTACTAAAGTTCTTAGCCAAAACTTATccttggaaagaaaggaaagcaagataAAGCCCATGTGTCTGCCACCTACTGTAGAAATAGCATGCTTGTATCTTAAATATatgctgcttgctttctgctaTTAGTTTTCCTCAGTCATTAGACAAGAGTGTGAGGAAGTATAAGAGGTGATGGCATCTTTGCAAGCTGGAGTAGCTGTGCGTGTGCAGGAGGGTATGTGAACAGAACGCCACAATTTGCTTTGTGGTTGGTAGGAGCGTAGTAGAGATGAGGTGACGCTGTCAGGATGGTGGCTTGCTGCAGACCTTCTACATGCTTGTAGTAGAGGCAGGTAGGAGCGCATGGCAAGGGGTTGTGGCTTCAGTACAGGTTAAAAAACTCGGAGAGGATAATGGAAAAGtgtgagaaggggaagaggaaaggtgtGCAGAGATGCACAACTTATTTATCTTTCCAAAGCTGGTCTTAAAGTATCAGAAAACTCTATCATATAAAAAtgagaatacagaaaataatgtaaaataaatggAAGTAAGTGGTGAAAATGACTGCTGCTTTGGGAAGACATCTGTGTCTACATCTGCCTTGTGAATAATAAGTATCTTGCACTGGAGAACAAGTCTAACCTTGGCTTTTACCTCCATCATCCTACTCACTTAACAGGCAGAGAGTTACCTTCTAATGTTAAAAGAAGAATGTgcctttgaaaaaattaaaaaaaaaaacctagatacCAAAAGTAATAGCTGGAGCCATGGCTAGTCTACAAAGTAGACCAACTGATTTGTAAACATCCTAGTCTGTAGTAGCATTACATGATTTGACTGCTTGCCTGATCATATCTTAAAGTTATCACTAACTTTGCAATAGGGAGCAGGACAGTCAACCATCTGACACTGTGAAACTGTAACAGAGGCAAGGTCCTTCATATTGAAGACAGTGAATTAACTATACTTGGTAACAGCTAATTTCTTTAAAAGAGCAGGGTTGCTGTtagttttttttctagaaagaacaTAGGCTTGCACATAAATAGAAAACTGCTCTATTTTATCATACCTCATTTTTTAAGTTGaaattttttggatttttttagacTTTGGTAAACTAATGTATATTTTGTATTTGTATGCTTATAGTTTAGCTTTCTGAGTTATAAAACTGTAAAGATCTGTTTGTTGTATTGGGCAGTTTCCCCACATGAGTTTTACATACTCAGTAGGTGTGAATACTGGCATACCTTCACTTAGCTCTACAGAGATGGTGTTAACATCAAAACACAAGCCACGTTTTTGCCCATTGCTTGAAAAGTATAATATCCTGAGTCTGAAACTACTTGCAATGCAATGACAAGATAAAACATGAAGGTAAAATGCCTCTTACACTAATTGCACTTTCCTATGTAACCCTTGCTGTTCTGTGTAAACTAGGCATTTTAAGAATAAATTGTATTTTGATACACCTGGTTCTTGATGAGTCAGTTCTACTTCTTTGAACAACTTCAGTTGTGATATAAAGCACAAGTTTGTGCTGCACCACTGAGTACTGCTAAACATGGCTGTGGCATGGTATGGTAGGCTGGGTCAGCAGCTGACATCCTGAGGTAAGAGGAAATCTAACCTGTTCACTGGGAGGTCCTCAAAGGTATTAACCTTATGAGCTGTATCACTTTAAGTGGTAACCTGTATCTCAAAATTCAGTAGGAATATTCTGGCTTAGGAGATTCTGTCCAAGCTTCTACTGTGCCTTGGGCAAGTGTCTCTCTTCATCCCTGGGCCAGGCTTGCCTGCTGAACCAGGGCAGCTGGAGGTGAAGCTTGCATGGGCGCATTGAGACAGCAGCACTTCATGGCCTTAGGCTTGCTTTCAGCTGGTAGGTAGCTCATTATGCTAGCTCCTCCTGCAGCTATAGTgatatttgggggtgggggtggtttTTATTTTCAATGTGGGAACCCAACCAAACTGCCATCACTACAGCACAACTTGCTGGGAACTGAAGTGCCTGTTTGTGGGCGAGCCATTCACTTCTGACAGTGCAGCGTAGAAATAGTCTCTGCAgctgtttagaaagaaaataatgcattgtGCCCCAAGGGCCTGTGCCACAGAGGTG
The sequence above is drawn from the Struthio camelus isolate bStrCam1 chromosome 7, bStrCam1.hap1, whole genome shotgun sequence genome and encodes:
- the PPP1R3C gene encoding protein phosphatase 1 regulatory subunit 3C, translated to MHCGRMIQILDPRPLPSPIMPVDVAMRICLAHSPPLKSFLSPLEDCQRNNFVNRFKPLRPCLNVKRDSEAQKSDWNRPSARAKKRVVFADSKGLSLTAIHTFSEFQEHPVWDLQFDLLGLENITSGLKLHEEKNLILGFPRPSADYLDFRSRLQKNFVCLESCALQEKVLSGTVKVKNVSFEKKVQVRITFDTWKTYTDVECVYMNNVYGDSDNDTFSFTIDLPPTISAQEKIEFCISYQSREHIFWDNNEGQNYKILHAEWKPDGVQIPSARKDCIDLQAPRKAQEKEPDQLGSPRMSSGFFPQWQSLGGIENSSPYW